CTCAGAATCAGCATTTAACCACGTCCTTTTCCAAAAGTATCGTCTCTTAAATTATATCATGCATCACCGAAAGAGTCTACGTGCGTCTCTGCTCAAATGTTAAGTACAGTTCATCGGTACGGCATACACCAAAAGTTTACATTCACAACTTATAAGAAAAGTTGAGAAAACTACATTCATAAGAGTTTATTTAGTTGTAATCGAACATTTCTTGCCACGAAAGTTAGAAATAGGTCCTTTGCGTCGATAGGCATAAAAGTATAAAATATTTGCAAGGTACCCCACAAAAAATTCCCTATTCGCCCCGTAAAGTTACGCAATTCTAAGCTGCACGACTACGCTGCTGCGCACGGGCAAAGGGGGTGATCCCCTTTAGCGGAGTTTACCAAAAGTTTGTTTTTAAAACGAACTTGGAAAACTTTGTGACTGGAGGTGGGCTTATGAGAAAAGTTTTGATCTTTTGTGTTTTGGTCTCACTCTTCACATTCGGATTATCCGCTATCAGAATTGGTGTTTTTGAACCGCTAACGGGCGCATACGCAGCCGGTGGACAACTTACAGTGAAAGGAATTCGACTTGCTAACGAAATGTTCCCAACCGTACTTGGACAAAAAGTTGATCTGATAATTCTGGACAACAAGACAGACAAAGTCGAGGCAGCAAATGCTGTTACGAGGTTAATCCAAGTTTACAACGTGAGTGCCATCATCGGAAGCTACGGAAGCTCGCTTGCTATACCGGGAAGCGAAGTTGCAAACCGTATGAAAGTTCCAATGGTAGGATGTTCTCCAACTAATCCTCTCGTGACAAAGGACAAGGAATACGTTTTCAGGGTTTGTTTTATCGATCCATTCCAAGGAACAGTCATGGCTAAGTTTGCAGTTGAAACTCTGAAGGCTAAAACCGCGTTCATAATCCAGGATATATCCTCGGACTATTCGGTAGGATTGGCTCACTATTTCAGAAACGCTTTCATCCAACTCACAGGTAACAACAAATCAATTGTAGGGGTAGCCTCTTATCAAGGAGGCGACCAGGACTTCACGGCACAGCTGACACTTGCAAAAGCGAAGAATCCTGACGTTCTGTTCATACCGGCAGGATCCTATGGAGATGCGGCACTGATCATGAAGCAAGCAAGGGAAATGGGAATCAAAGCTATATTCCTTGGTGGTGACACCTGGGAAGTTCCCGAGATTATAGAGGTAGCTGGTTCCGCTGCCGAGGGTGCTTATTTCAGCACGCATTTCGACGAAAAAGCGATGACAACTGAAATGACGAAAAAGTTCGTGGAAGCGTATCGGAAGAAATATAACGAGGCACCAAACGCTTTTGCGGCGTTGGGATTTGATGCTTATCTTGTTATCTTGGACGCAATACAGAGAGCAAAATCTGCGAAACCTGAAGCAATAAAAGAAGCATTACGAAATACCAAGAATTTTCAGGGAGCGACTGGTACGATAACCTTCGATGAAAACGGAGACGCAATTAAAGACGCGATAGTTAAAAAGATCGAAGGAGGAACATTCAAATTTGTTACGGTTGTAAAACCTTAAACTGAGGAGGTGCATCATCATGAGAAGCCTGGCATTACTGATTCTGTTAGTTATACTATCGTTTGGTTTTGCCGCAAATGAAATTTTAATCGGGGTTACTCAACCACTCACCGGTAACTATGCGATGGGGGGTCAACTGAGCCTGAGAGGCATTGAAATGGCTTACGAGGAAATACCTACCGTTCTTGGAAGACCCATCAAACTCGTAATCCTGGACAACAAAAGTGACAAAATAGAAGCCGCAAACGTTGTCACGAGGCTCATCGAACAATTTAAAGTCTCCGCTATACTTGGTACCTATTCGAGCGCACTTGGAATCCCAGGAGCGGAAATTGCTAATAGAAACAAGGTAGTCTACATTGCCCCGTCCAACACCAACCCTCTCGTTACCAAAGACAAACCTTACGTTTTCAGGGTTTGCTTCATCGATCCGTTCCAAGGAACAGTTATGGCGAAGTTTGCGATACAGCATCTCAAAGCTAAAACAGCGGCCGTCATATACGATGTATCGAATGATTATTCGGTCGGATTGGCATATTATTTCAGAGAGGCGTTTATCAAGTTAACGGGTAATCCGAGATCTGTCGTAACATACATCGCTTACCAGGGTGGTGACCAAGACTTTACCGCGCAGCTAACGGCTATTAAGAAGGCGAACCCGGATGTTATTTTCATTCCTGCCGGAATTGTCGGTGATGCTGCGCTGATCGCTAAGCAAGCTCGCGAACTTGGTCTTAAGCAACCGTTACTTGGTGGAGATACCTGGGACCTACCTCAGTTAATAGAAATTGGTGGAAGCGCTGTAGAGGGAGCTTACTATAGCACGATGTTCGACCCGCGTGCAAACTTGTCACCAAAAACCAAAGACTTTGTCGAAAAATACAGGAAAAAGTACAACGAGGATCCAGGGTACCTGCCGGCTCTCGCGTACGATGCATACATGGTTCTCATCGACGCTATCACCCGTGCCAAGTCCGATAAACCCGAGGATATCAGACGTGCACTCCTCACAACAGACTATGTAGGTGTCTCCGGTAGGATACGGTTCGATCAGAACAGGGACGCTATCAAGGATGCGGTTATAAAAACAATAAAGAACGGAAAATTCGAGTTCGTTACGATAATCAAAGGCGAGTAAGAATACCTGGTCGGGTGCATTACTACCATGCGCCCGACCGTGTGCTTTTCGCAACTTATTTTCGGATCGCACCGAGTTGCACTAATTGATGAATTGACTGGAGGTGCCAGAATGGGTCTAAGCCTATTTCTACAGCACTTGGTGAACGCCATCTCGCTTGGTTTTGTTTTTGGATTGGTTGCTGTTGGATACGCCCTCGTTTATGGTGTTGTAAAGTTGGTCAACTTTGCTCATGGTGACGTTTTCATGATGTCAGCATACTTTATGTTCTACACTTCCTTGATTTTTGGAGCCCCTTGGTTGAGTGCTGTCTTGCTTGGGATCGTTCTAACAGCATTGCTGGGTGTTGGGATTGAAAAAGTCGCGTACAAGCCTCTAAGGAAGTATCCAAGGATTAACTCTTTGGTGTCTTCCATAGGTATGTCCTTCCTCCTTCAGAATTTTGCCGTCGTAGTGTTCGGAGGGATACAGAGATCCTTCCCAGTTCCAGAACCGATGAAGAAAACATTGATTATTGGCGATGTTAGAGTACAAGCCGTATCGATTTACACTATTATCTTCTCGATAGCGACTGTTATTGTCCTCGGGCTAATACTTCAGAAAACAAAAATTGGACTTGCAATGCGAATTCTTTCGCGTGACTTTGATACAGCACGATTGATGGGAATTAATGTAAACCGCACAATATCATTTACATTTGCGCTCGGTTCGGCATTAGCAGCAGTGAGTGCGGTTTTCTGGGCTTTACGGTATCCGCAAATATTCCCGTTTATGGGGCAATATCCGGGTAGTCGAGCTTTTATTGCAGCCGTGGTGGGTGGTATCGGAAGCTTGAAAGGAGCACTTCTTGGAGGCTTTTTGTTGGGGGTTTTAACCGTACTTCTTCCGGCCATGTTTCCTGAATACTCTGGATACCGTGAGGCTTTAATTTTTGTCTTGTTAGTTATTGTGCTAATCTTCAAACCGAACGGCCTTTTTGGGCAAGAGGCAGGTGAAAAAGCATGAATCGGAGGACAAGAGTCATACTGAGCATTATATTCATCCTCATAATCTACATGTTCGTTTTCTTTGCGGAAAGATATCTTGATCCCTTTCTCAAAAGAATCCTTAACACCGGATTTATTTATGTAATCCTTGCCGTTAGTCTGAACTTGATAAACGGATTTACTGGTCAGTTCTCCCTTGGTCATGCTGGATTTATGGCAATTGGAGCATATACTTCCGCTCTTCTTTACATGTCTCCCCAGGAGAAACTGTCAAACTTCTTTATGGAACCCCTAATTTCACCCCTTGACAAAATTCAGATTCCGTTCTTCTGGGCGTTACTTGTCGGTGGTGGTATGGCGGCTCTTGCAGGATTCATCGTTGGTGCACCGTGTCTCAGGGTGAAGGGCGACTATCTGGCGATAGTGACCTACGGATTTTCCGAGATCATACGCTCCCTCTTTAATAACCTTCAAAATATCACAAACGGTCCACTCGGTCTGAAAGGTTTACCTACACATACGAACCTCTGGTGGACTGTAAGTTGGGCGATTCTTACCGTCGTTGTGGTCAGACGCATCGTGGATAGTTCGTATGGTCGGGCACTTAAGGCTATTCGAGATGACGAGGTAGCCGCAGAAAACCTTGGAATCAACTTGTTCAAACACAAAGTTTTGGCTTTCGTTGTCGGAGCCTTCTTTGCGGGTATCGCGGGCGGATTACTTGGTAGCTTGTTGATGACAATTGACCCAAATTCGTTCAGCATCTTATTTACGTATCAGATAATCACGATAATACTTCTTGGAGGACTCGGCAACATCACAGGAAGTGTTGTTGTAGCTATTGGATTTGCATTTCTCATGGAAGGATTGAGGTTCGTCGAAATGCCCATGAAGATTTTCAACATAACAATACCGGGAATTTTGGGTATGCGTATGCTTATTTTCTCCATACTCCTCATGATCACCATTCTCTTCTTCAGACAGGGATTGTTTGGCCAAAGAGAATTCAGTTGGGAGGCCATAGCTAACCTGATTAGAAAAGGGAAGGTGAAAAAATGACAAAAGAAACATCCCTCCAAGATAAAAAGGCTCCCACTCAACAAAAAAATGTAATCCTGCGCATGACGAATGTAACAAAAAAATTTGGTGGAATAGTTGCCGTGTCGAATTTCAATCTTGAATTGAAGGAAGGTGAATTGTTAGGACTGATCGGACCGAATGGTGCTGGTAAAACGACAGTGTTTAACCTGATAACACATGTCTTTCCTGTTACGGAAGGAAGGATAGAGTTCCTTGGTCGGGATATAACCAAGCTCTCAACGGACAAAATCATAAGATTAGGTGTAGCACGCACCTTTCAAAACATAAGACTCTTCGGTAGTATGACTGTTGAGGAGAACATACTAACTGGATTTCACGCTCATCTAAAATCGAATCTCTTTAGTTCGGTGGCATTCTTACCGAGCTACCAGAGGGAAGAAGAGTATTTTAGGGCCAAGGCTGAGGAGTTGATGAAAGATCTCGGAATTGAACATTTAAGAGATTTCAAAGCCACCGCACTTCCGTACGGTTTGCAAAGAAAATTAGAGATCGCAAGAGCACTGGCCACATCGCCAAAGCTGCTTTTACTTGACGAGCCGGCTGCTGGAATGAATCCGGATGAGACTTTGGAGCTGAACGAGCTTATCTTAAAAATTCGCGAAAAGTACGGACTAACAATAATAGTCATAGAACACGACATGAAAGTCATCATGAACATCTGTGAAAGGATCATCGTGTTGGATCACGGTGTAACAATCGCTGAGGGAACACCAAAGGAGATACAAACAAATCCAGAGGTTATAAAAGCTTACCTTGGCGCAGGTGATGAAGATGCTTGAGATACAAAACTTGAACGTTCATTACGGCGGTATCCATGCAATTAAAGGTATTTCCTTGAAGGTCGAAGAAGGAAAGATAGTTTCGTTGATTGGTGCGAACGGTGCAGGAAAATCCACCACGTTGCGAACAATTTGTGGTCTCAAGGAAGCTACTAACGGGAGTATCAAGTACAAAGGAATCGAACTGACAAAACTCGACACAAGTGAAATAGTAAAACTTGGAGTCACGATGGTTCCAGAGGGGCGCCGTGTGTTTTCTAACCTCACAGTTTACGAGAATCTTTTAGCCGGTGCATATCTTAGGAAGGATAAGGAAAACATTAAGAAAGACATAGAATACGTTTTCGATTTGTTCCCGAGGTTAAGGGAGAGGATCAATCAACGTGCTGGTACGCTGTCTGGTGGTGAGCAACAAATGCTCGCAATTGGAAGGGCACTAATGTCCCGACCAAAATTGTTACTGCTGGACGAACCGTCCCTCGGATTAGCTCCTGTCATTGTAAAAGAAGTTTTCAGGCTAATACGCAGAATCCACGAAGAAGGCGTAACGATCCTGTTGGTTGAGCAAAATGCGTTTGAAGCTTTGAAACTTTGTGACTATGCCTACGTTTTAGAAACAGGTAGGATAGTTTTGGAAGGGACGGGTAAACAACTTCTCGAAGACGAACGTGTCAAGAAAGCTTATCTTGGTGGATGATATTCTTGTATGTACTTGACTTAAATAAAATCGGACCCTGCGACTTCACAGCAGGGCCCATTTTTTGGTATTGGGTAGCAGCTATAAGAAATCATTCGGGAAATTATTCTACTTTGTACCGAGTTCCTTCAACAATGTACTTTCCCCTGAACGTTTCCTCCTTGAGCATCAGAGGACTGTCAAGGTCGTAAAAATCAAACGCTCCGGTTCCAAGTGCAAAATGTACGCTCTGATTTACCCCCAAGCTCGATTCGGCCATACAACCTATCATCAATCTCAGATTGGCAGACTTTACCAACTCCACGATAGCGAGTGCGTCACTGATACCGGATTTCATAAGTTTTATATTGATATAATCAACCGCTTCCTCCTTTATCAACCTAAGCACGTCGTACTTGGTTCGCGCACTCTCATCCGCGGCAACTGGGAAAGGAGAGTTCCACCTCACATACTTCAGTCCTTCGATGTCGAACATTCCCACCGGTTGCTCAAAGACGGCGATATCAACACCAGCCTTGTAAAGCTCAGTAACGAATTTCACCGCCTGTTTTGGCGTGTAGCCTGTGTTCGCATCGACGATGTACTTACACCCTTTCGAAACTTCGCTGATGGCTATTACCGCTTCAATATCTTCCTCAAGATTTTCCCCAACTTTTATCTTTATCACAGAATGTCCCCTGGCCACTATTTCCCTCGCATCTTGAACTCTTTCCTCCAGGGTTCCAATACTGATTGTATAATCGGTTTCCAATTCCTTTTTGGCACCACCGAGCAACTGATAGACCGGTATTCCGAGTTCCTCCGAAAGCGCATCGAGCACTGCGTACTGTACGGCAGCCTTTATACTTGGAGCCGCTTTCAGCTTGTCAGTTTCATCGAAAATTTTTCTGTACTCCCTCACATCCATGCCAGTTATCATTTCGTTCACGATAGGTTCCAGAGCCATCAAAGCTTGCACCTTTTCCCCGTTTACCCTGAACGATGGTGAGGCTTCACCGTAGCCAACAACGCCGTTGTCAAGTTCAACGATGACCTCGATGTTCTCCGTATCGTATGAGATACTATTGGTGATATGAAACGGTTTTACATACTCAAACTTGTTCAGCTTGAACTTAACAGACTTCACGCGTCCCATCCGAACTCCCCCTCACTCAAATTTCTTCGAACTTCAGAACTTTGATATCGTGTTCAAGGTCAATGATAGGTTCCTTGTAATCGTCGATGTACTCCATCTCCCCAGTTTGATTATCGTACGGGTCAAGTCTGAACTTTCGCTTAGGTGGATCAAAATCGCTTTGGAAGTCGGTATTCGCGAACATCCTGTACCCGTCAAGGTTCGTGAAGTAGAACAATCTTAAGTTCTCATCATCCCTTCTCGCCCCACCGAAAGATAGATCCACTGGTACCCAGCCGTATTCTTCGGTGAATATCAATGCCCAGTCGTGCGGTGATGCGTTCCAAGGAAGCACGAACCAACCGGATTGCCACCTTGCCGGTACACCGACCATCCTACACAATGTGATGAACAACAAAGCCTGAAAACCACAATCACCAGAGAGTGTGGTGGCAACGTATTCGGGAATATTGTCGTACAGTGCGTAAGGAAGTACATAAGAATACTTCACATTGAGGGTGATATAGTCGTAAATCATCCTCGCCCGTTCCAGAGGTGGAAGTTGTTGGAAATCCCTTCCCGAGAATATCAAGTCCAGCATGTTCCAGAGAAAGTCGGAAAAAACGATGTGTGGAGGTTTTGGCTGTAGATCGGAATCCCAAGGTTTTTCGCTCTTTCCAAGTGTTTGTTTGCTTCCCACCCATTCCGTTATCTTGTATTCAAACTCCACCCAGAATTCTTCCGAATCTAAGCCTTCCATGTACACAGTCCTCTGTACTTGCTTGTTGGAAGCTATTGTGGATGGATGGCTCGAAGCTACGAGTTTGACATCATACTGCTGGAATCCTTCCTTCGGAAACGGTAACCAGACCCCAACTTTCTCGCCAATTCTTTTTCTTTTCCATAAAGTGATCCGAGCAACGATTCTGTAAGATTTCGGTTTCTTTGTTTTCAATAGGCGTGAAATTGCTTTATTAACCGTTTTCATTCTCCGGATCCTTTCCCTGTCCGGTTTCATCCTTTGAGCGTACTCTTTGTATTTAAAAGCCAGGTTGCTATCAAATCTTTTTTCAAATCTCCTTTCTCCATCTATCCACCTCCAATCAATCATACCGGAGGCCACGAGGCTTTGAAACTCACGCTTAGTCACGCTCTTGAACTTTTTTCTAAACAGTGCAAAGGCTTCCTTTTCGGTCAAAGAGTAATCTTCCATCAGTAAACTCATTCTGAAAAGTTCAAACTCCAATCGATGTCGGTATGCTTCCGGCAACCTCCGATCAGTGAGGTCCTTCCGTATAATCTCACGGGCTTGTGAAAACATTCCTAAGTACTCGAGTTTTCTAACATCCTCTCTGAGAGGTTGAAGAAGGAAATTCACGGTTATCCCCCCGAAGAAGAAACTAATAAGATAGAAGTTGTCGTTCATAAATCATTATACACCCTTCAAACGAAAATCTCATACGCGTCATTTGACGTCTTTTACCGGGTATGGAAAAGGTTAGAAAGTGATATAATTTTAAATGTGCCGTTTTCAACGTTATACCACATTTTCCCGAGAAGGGGGGCCATGCATGAAGAAGGTTTTAAAAGAGTTCTCCGATTTCCTCAACCAGTACAACGTTGTCGGACTTGCGGTTGCCATTATCATCGGTGGTAAGCTCAACCAGTTTGTAACTTCTTTGGTGAATGATCTCCTCATGCCGGCTATTTTTCAGCCGGTACTGACAAGACTAAAGTTGAAATCTATTGAAGAAATTGCCTGGCGAGGAATTTTTTGGGGAAAGGTCGTATCGGCAGCTATTGATTTTGTAATTGTTGCCTTTTTAGTATTCCTGCTTGTGAGAGCGTTAAACAAAGCAGCCGAGAAAGCAAAGGAGACACTGGAAAAGATTGAGAAGGTCAGAAAAGATTAATGTGGCTACATGACGCTGAAGTGGTGGAAAGGGGGGTCGGAATTGGACGAGATTCTCAAAAGTGACTCGATTGAAGACATTATGAACCAGCTGGAGGCAAAATACGGAAAAGAGTGGTACAACGCAGTCCACATTGAAATACACCAGGAGGGCAAAGAGTACATTGCGAAAGTTACACCTCTGAACATAAAGAAAAGCCTCGTACCAGGGCCGGATCTCAAACAGTTAGCGCAAGCTCTTAGTAAGAGACCTTCAGAGTCGGAACAACAATTTCACACGGAACTTGAAGAGAAAATCAGAGAGCTTGCTTTACCAAAGATTCAAGTGACAGTAAGTGAAGATGAGATGAAAGCTTACGTTACTATATTTCCAGGGCTTGAGAAGGAACTTCCGGACCCTGAAGAAATAGAAGCCGAACTCAGAAGAAGTGGAGTAGTTTTCGGCTTTTGCGAAGATGAAATAAGGAGAATTGTTAAGGAGCGTATCCTATACACACCGGTACTCGTTGCTGAAGGTAAGCAACCAACTGAGCCTGTTGATGCGAGGATTGAATACAATTTTCCGAAGGCAGCTTCATATTGTCCGACGGACATCACTACGTGTTCCAAAGGTGATGTTCTCGCTGTCAAGGTACCGTGCAAAGATGGGGAACACGGTTTTACAGTGACGGGCAGAGAAATCCCATCTGAGAAAGGTAAGGACCTTGAAATTTCAAAGTTTGTTGGAGAAAACGTCGAAGTTGTTGATGGGGATAAGATTGTCTCAAAGATAGATGGGCAACCGTACGTTGACGAAATGGGGCGCGTACATGTAAAAAACGTTCTCGTAGTTGATCAGCGCTTCTTTACAGAAAGGAGAACTCTGAATTTTCCCGGGACGATAATCGTTAAGTCGAACCTCGAAGGAATATGTGAACTCACCGCGGGTAAAGACATCTTCATTGGTGGCTTAGTATCCGGGTGTGTTAAATTAACTGCCGAAGGAAACATCACCGTATCCGGTGGTGTCTTTGGAAAATACAGATCTATTTTGAAAGCCCGTGGAAACGTCTCAGCAAAATTTTTGAACGAGGTACTTGTGATTAGTGAAGGGGATGTGATTGTCGCAGACTACATAATGAACTCCGAGATAGTTGCAAAAAGGACGGTTATCGTGTCAGGAAAGGGGCAGATAGTTGGGGGAAGTATTTCAGCGGGTGAACTCATCGATGTAAAGGTCATTGGCAATGTTGCAGGAACAGTCACACACGTGAACGTGGGAATCGATCACGACTATGAAACAAGGCGTGCGGAGATCAATTACCATTTAAAAGAAATTCTGGATGAGCTGAACCAAATAAACGTCTTGTCCGAGAAACTGAGGGAGTTTTATCAGATAATAAAGGACGAGGAAGAAAAACAAAGAATAAAGAGCTCTCTCATCGGGCTGAATGAAAAGAAAAAACATTTGGTTGCGAAGATCGAAGAGTTACGCAGAGAACTGAAGGGATTGAAGCTGATTTCTATCGAAGCAAGGTTGAAAAGAAATCCGAAATTAGTCATCAGGGAAACGTGTTATCCCGGTGTGGTAATAAAAATTGTGGAGGAACAGTTCGCCGTTCCATATGAACTGGGCCCGAGAGCTCTAAACTTGAAGGCCTTGTTGCAACTAAAAGGAGAGGAAAAATAAAAAAGCTCGGCACGTAAATGTGCCGAGCTCTTTCTGGTAGCGGGGGTGGGATTTGAACCCACGACCTTTGGGTTATGAGCCCAACGAGCTGCCAGACTGCTCTACCCCGCGTCGTATAATCTATCTTACGGATTATTTCCTATTACCTTTCTCGTGGTGCCGGGGATCGGAGTCGAACCGACACGGGGATTTAATCCCCAGCGGATTTTAAGTCCGCTGCGTCTGCCAATTCCGCCACCCCGGCTCCAAATTATATTATACCACGCTGATTTGATCTGTCAAGTCCAGTAATCGTACTTCAGATAGTTTCAAAACGCTCGAAAACACC
This region of Fervidobacterium thailandense genomic DNA includes:
- a CDS encoding ABC transporter substrate-binding protein, with amino-acid sequence MRKVLIFCVLVSLFTFGLSAIRIGVFEPLTGAYAAGGQLTVKGIRLANEMFPTVLGQKVDLIILDNKTDKVEAANAVTRLIQVYNVSAIIGSYGSSLAIPGSEVANRMKVPMVGCSPTNPLVTKDKEYVFRVCFIDPFQGTVMAKFAVETLKAKTAFIIQDISSDYSVGLAHYFRNAFIQLTGNNKSIVGVASYQGGDQDFTAQLTLAKAKNPDVLFIPAGSYGDAALIMKQAREMGIKAIFLGGDTWEVPEIIEVAGSAAEGAYFSTHFDEKAMTTEMTKKFVEAYRKKYNEAPNAFAALGFDAYLVILDAIQRAKSAKPEAIKEALRNTKNFQGATGTITFDENGDAIKDAIVKKIEGGTFKFVTVVKP
- a CDS encoding ABC transporter substrate-binding protein; the protein is MRSLALLILLVILSFGFAANEILIGVTQPLTGNYAMGGQLSLRGIEMAYEEIPTVLGRPIKLVILDNKSDKIEAANVVTRLIEQFKVSAILGTYSSALGIPGAEIANRNKVVYIAPSNTNPLVTKDKPYVFRVCFIDPFQGTVMAKFAIQHLKAKTAAVIYDVSNDYSVGLAYYFREAFIKLTGNPRSVVTYIAYQGGDQDFTAQLTAIKKANPDVIFIPAGIVGDAALIAKQARELGLKQPLLGGDTWDLPQLIEIGGSAVEGAYYSTMFDPRANLSPKTKDFVEKYRKKYNEDPGYLPALAYDAYMVLIDAITRAKSDKPEDIRRALLTTDYVGVSGRIRFDQNRDAIKDAVIKTIKNGKFEFVTIIKGE
- a CDS encoding branched-chain amino acid ABC transporter permease — translated: MGLSLFLQHLVNAISLGFVFGLVAVGYALVYGVVKLVNFAHGDVFMMSAYFMFYTSLIFGAPWLSAVLLGIVLTALLGVGIEKVAYKPLRKYPRINSLVSSIGMSFLLQNFAVVVFGGIQRSFPVPEPMKKTLIIGDVRVQAVSIYTIIFSIATVIVLGLILQKTKIGLAMRILSRDFDTARLMGINVNRTISFTFALGSALAAVSAVFWALRYPQIFPFMGQYPGSRAFIAAVVGGIGSLKGALLGGFLLGVLTVLLPAMFPEYSGYREALIFVLLVIVLIFKPNGLFGQEAGEKA
- a CDS encoding branched-chain amino acid ABC transporter permease, which produces MNRRTRVILSIIFILIIYMFVFFAERYLDPFLKRILNTGFIYVILAVSLNLINGFTGQFSLGHAGFMAIGAYTSALLYMSPQEKLSNFFMEPLISPLDKIQIPFFWALLVGGGMAALAGFIVGAPCLRVKGDYLAIVTYGFSEIIRSLFNNLQNITNGPLGLKGLPTHTNLWWTVSWAILTVVVVRRIVDSSYGRALKAIRDDEVAAENLGINLFKHKVLAFVVGAFFAGIAGGLLGSLLMTIDPNSFSILFTYQIITIILLGGLGNITGSVVVAIGFAFLMEGLRFVEMPMKIFNITIPGILGMRMLIFSILLMITILFFRQGLFGQREFSWEAIANLIRKGKVKK
- a CDS encoding ABC transporter ATP-binding protein, which codes for MTKETSLQDKKAPTQQKNVILRMTNVTKKFGGIVAVSNFNLELKEGELLGLIGPNGAGKTTVFNLITHVFPVTEGRIEFLGRDITKLSTDKIIRLGVARTFQNIRLFGSMTVEENILTGFHAHLKSNLFSSVAFLPSYQREEEYFRAKAEELMKDLGIEHLRDFKATALPYGLQRKLEIARALATSPKLLLLDEPAAGMNPDETLELNELILKIREKYGLTIIVIEHDMKVIMNICERIIVLDHGVTIAEGTPKEIQTNPEVIKAYLGAGDEDA
- a CDS encoding ABC transporter ATP-binding protein — encoded protein: MLEIQNLNVHYGGIHAIKGISLKVEEGKIVSLIGANGAGKSTTLRTICGLKEATNGSIKYKGIELTKLDTSEIVKLGVTMVPEGRRVFSNLTVYENLLAGAYLRKDKENIKKDIEYVFDLFPRLRERINQRAGTLSGGEQQMLAIGRALMSRPKLLLLDEPSLGLAPVIVKEVFRLIRRIHEEGVTILLVEQNAFEALKLCDYAYVLETGRIVLEGTGKQLLEDERVKKAYLGG
- a CDS encoding L-Ala-D/L-Glu epimerase gives rise to the protein MGRVKSVKFKLNKFEYVKPFHITNSISYDTENIEVIVELDNGVVGYGEASPSFRVNGEKVQALMALEPIVNEMITGMDVREYRKIFDETDKLKAAPSIKAAVQYAVLDALSEELGIPVYQLLGGAKKELETDYTISIGTLEERVQDAREIVARGHSVIKIKVGENLEEDIEAVIAISEVSKGCKYIVDANTGYTPKQAVKFVTELYKAGVDIAVFEQPVGMFDIEGLKYVRWNSPFPVAADESARTKYDVLRLIKEEAVDYINIKLMKSGISDALAIVELVKSANLRLMIGCMAESSLGVNQSVHFALGTGAFDFYDLDSPLMLKEETFRGKYIVEGTRYKVE
- a CDS encoding transglutaminase-like domain-containing protein, which produces MNFLLQPLREDVRKLEYLGMFSQAREIIRKDLTDRRLPEAYRHRLEFELFRMSLLMEDYSLTEKEAFALFRKKFKSVTKREFQSLVASGMIDWRWIDGERRFEKRFDSNLAFKYKEYAQRMKPDRERIRRMKTVNKAISRLLKTKKPKSYRIVARITLWKRKRIGEKVGVWLPFPKEGFQQYDVKLVASSHPSTIASNKQVQRTVYMEGLDSEEFWVEFEYKITEWVGSKQTLGKSEKPWDSDLQPKPPHIVFSDFLWNMLDLIFSGRDFQQLPPLERARMIYDYITLNVKYSYVLPYALYDNIPEYVATTLSGDCGFQALLFITLCRMVGVPARWQSGWFVLPWNASPHDWALIFTEEYGWVPVDLSFGGARRDDENLRLFYFTNLDGYRMFANTDFQSDFDPPKRKFRLDPYDNQTGEMEYIDDYKEPIIDLEHDIKVLKFEEI
- the mscL gene encoding large conductance mechanosensitive channel protein MscL, whose protein sequence is MKKVLKEFSDFLNQYNVVGLAVAIIIGGKLNQFVTSLVNDLLMPAIFQPVLTRLKLKSIEEIAWRGIFWGKVVSAAIDFVIVAFLVFLLVRALNKAAEKAKETLEKIEKVRKD
- a CDS encoding DUF342 domain-containing protein, with protein sequence MDEILKSDSIEDIMNQLEAKYGKEWYNAVHIEIHQEGKEYIAKVTPLNIKKSLVPGPDLKQLAQALSKRPSESEQQFHTELEEKIRELALPKIQVTVSEDEMKAYVTIFPGLEKELPDPEEIEAELRRSGVVFGFCEDEIRRIVKERILYTPVLVAEGKQPTEPVDARIEYNFPKAASYCPTDITTCSKGDVLAVKVPCKDGEHGFTVTGREIPSEKGKDLEISKFVGENVEVVDGDKIVSKIDGQPYVDEMGRVHVKNVLVVDQRFFTERRTLNFPGTIIVKSNLEGICELTAGKDIFIGGLVSGCVKLTAEGNITVSGGVFGKYRSILKARGNVSAKFLNEVLVISEGDVIVADYIMNSEIVAKRTVIVSGKGQIVGGSISAGELIDVKVIGNVAGTVTHVNVGIDHDYETRRAEINYHLKEILDELNQINVLSEKLREFYQIIKDEEEKQRIKSSLIGLNEKKKHLVAKIEELRRELKGLKLISIEARLKRNPKLVIRETCYPGVVIKIVEEQFAVPYELGPRALNLKALLQLKGEEK